Part of the Rhinoderma darwinii isolate aRhiDar2 chromosome 2, aRhiDar2.hap1, whole genome shotgun sequence genome, GGTCACGTGACATGCGCCGGGGGTTAGATCCGCTTAGCGGCTGCGGCTCATTGTTACTTCTAGGAAGGTCAGAGGTCACCGGGGCGGTGTGTGACATCACTCCGGTGCATGTGCGGAAACAACATGTCTGTGCCGCTACTCACCGACGCTGTGACCGTACCCGGAGGGGAGCGAGAGACCGCAGCGGTGAGCACATGACTATTCAGATATTGTCCAGATAACGGCTATATGTTAGAAAACCGATTATTGCTTGGTCTCCGGGACGGGGACTCTAGTCGCTGCAGGCTCCGTCCTATGTTCACTGTCTGATGTATGTATCTCTGCTGTCCACAGGTAATCTTCCTGCATGGCCTGGGGGACACTGGGTAAGTGATCTATTCTCTTCAGATCTGACATGCCTGCTGACCGCTTCAGTTATGGAGATCTTCCCATAATGCGGCCGAGTGCTACAATGATTAAGTAGAGGACAATGAATGGTGGGGTGTAAAAGTGCCGCAATGTCCGTCAATCCGGCTTATCTCCCTGAAGACCGCAAAGATTGCTTGCAGCGTAGTGTGGCTTCTGTGCAGGCAGttcagcttttttacttttctctgTGGCATGTCTGCTGTCATAGTTTTACTCTttagccctgttcacatggaggattttgcaggcagaaaaaaatctgcctcaaattttgaCCTGCTTGCACTTCCTTGGTGTCCTTTGCCTGCGTCAATAGAGGGCTGCTGccaaaaaaaaatgctttctctgctgcctgttgatttcattgggaggtcagaggtggaactgtGGCAGGAAAAAAcatggtgtttgtttttttttttccccagtgaGGGGCTAAAAGCTGCTGTGGAGCAAAACTtgttcagtctttttttttttttttttttttttatgcgaaaACCGTGTTGAAAACCATGCCGAAAAAATGTCTGAAAGTGCCCCCATTACTTTCAAGTGGAGGTGTTTTTTACCCACGAGCAGGAgaaaaagcgacatgccttatcttcaggcgtttctgtcggacctcccattgacatcaatgtgaggcagagaaagcgtttttttttttttgttttgtttttttttttttttttttttgcctgtggcTGAAAAATGgtgcaaacagcgtgcaggcagctcaaaatctgactcaaattccagatggaattttgagggcCTCAGGAGTTTATTGCAAAAGTTCAAAATTGAGGCCTCATTCACGCtttggccctattcacacgacagggtttctcgGCCATGTAATGGCCGTTCAAAAACGTCCTTCAtgtggctgcagtaggaacaatagaccccaaatggggctattcactccAGTTTTTTGACGTCCCGGTAAAGCCGGCTGTCAAAAAGTGGGACGTGCCCTGTTTTTGGCCGTCGTTCTGGCcatccggctcccatagaagtctttggggCCGGCTAATACATGGccaatacaccccccccccccccccattgcagtgcgaagtgcatgtgaggaggaggagggtatttgttttgctgtaggagcggaatccccggccacagcagcgctgttgccggggattggggattctgctccaggagaagtccatatatggacacagtgacgtcagggactactgAAGCGGGATCCCTGGCGCTGTGGCCAgtgtttctgctccaggagaagtcctacaggggggtggtggcagtgtctacagagggaagtgtgtggcaaaaaaatgtacaaatgaaattcattcgtttttaaaacgggcagggaaaaaaaactgatgagaaaccggtcaaaatcggccattaaaaatggaaacaCTTAATgaaaacggaacggatgcaaaacggccgagaaaaactgacaaacagccgtttttatcggccgacactcggaccctgtcgtgtgaatagagcctttgtagatttggtcaatattttgcatcagtagTTGATCCTAAACACAGGTGAAATGTAATGGAAATATTTATACTTCTCTTTCCATCCACTCCTGATGTTGGCTTCGAAATATTGATCAACTGTGCAATGTGTGAAtaggggtgtgttcacatcagcgttaggcgggattcacacgacagggtcccgcccgagtgtcggccggtaaaattggccattttgcccggccggtttgcataaagttttgcatccgtgccgggcagatctggacagtgacctcagcggcaactcctgaaggggagtccccatgtgttcggggattccgcttcaggagtttcccctgatgtcactgcccagatatggacaaagacatcaagcgctctgtccaggaacggaatccccgaaaacacggtgattccgctccttcaaggagctaaagtggggctagcacatagcagagcagggagatacctcccagctctgctatagtggcgtcgctacagtagtagtagcagctgcagcagctgctgctagcggtgccatggaaggtgtcgccggggcagggcgcttttaaaacaagcaggggaagggagccagcgcagtgctcccttccacctgctgtacaccccggccctgccacacagtgtacagcgcacagccattcgtcagaatggcataaactcctcctcctcacatgcactctgcgcgaggaggaggaggaggaggaggagatagagcgcaagcgacggaaaacccggccatcactcggacacattccggtgatggccgtgtattctaTGGAAGCCAgatggccgggtacccggccgaaaatagagcatgtcctattttttgacgcccggttttcccggctgtcaaaaaatcggtcatgtgaatagccccattaggggtctattattcctaatgcagccgggtgccggccgatttatgaatggccggcacccggccgggaaaccctgtcgtgtgaatgaggccttatggttCAGTTGATGGCTTCCACtaaacctttccgtcggaggaacccatcaacggaaaggcaaacgtaaaccatagcttctgtttgctttactattgaaatcaatggtaatgcaaatggaaagctatttcaatggtaatggtttccgtttgtgtccatTCCGCAAGGTTTccggtttttttcttttttggcagAGTCAGTAGTGCAGTCgattacgctattgattctgccaaaaaaaaaactaaaccttATGGAACTGAGtcaaacggaaacaatttgcaacggaagcattcccattgaaatcaatggtaatgcgcgcggaaagctatggtttccatttgcctttccattcatgggttcctgtgacggaaaggtctgactacCCTATCGACAGAAccctaagggtttgttcacactgcatatttttgtccatttttgggctgtaaatgtccgaaaaactgctgaaaaatcggcctccaaacatctgcccattgatttgaatgggaagaaCGGCGTTccaatggggtgtttttttacgtgtccgtttttaaaaatggctgtgttaaacgcccgcgaaaagtgcgtgtcacttcttgagccgtttttggaacagtttgattgactttatagaaaaacggccacaaaaaacgcaagttttttaaacggctgaaaatcagattctgttttcccttgaaaacagctccgtgttttcagcGTTTTTCTGCTAAGCGTATAAACATAcccgaacactgatgtgaacacgccTTATATTCTAGTATAGAGTGCTAATTAATGACTGCTGCCCTCTCCGATGTCGCACCGGATTCATGTGGCAGAAATGACACTGCAAAGGTGCCGTTTACCACCCCATTTAGGATAAGATTGGCTTTTTGGTTGGTCCTGTAAGCACTTACCAGGACGTATTTGTTAGGGCATTTCTTAGGGACTCGGTTAGAATATTTGGTAATGATCTGTCAAGCTGTATGTGGCTGAACAAAGGTTAACTACATTTGGAAGAGGACTGCCTACAAACCTTGTATGTAGTATCGGATGATTTGCATCTCCTATATATTATGGCTTTCTTGAACTTCAGAGGTCCGTGCTAAAATTATCACCAAAGGAAACCTGCCTTCAAAAAGATGATAAAGATATTTCTcttaatattaaatattatttggTCCGAAACGTTGAATTAGGAAACGGGACTTTAAGTCTGTTTTACTGACTGTTTGTTATCAGTAGGTTGCTCACACTGTTCTCTTGTACTTGCAATGTCTCTCTCTCCTATAGACATGGCTGGGCCGAGTCCCTATCTGCAATTAAACTGCCTCATGTCAAATACATATGTCCACATGCGTAAGTATTCTTCTGTAGGTGTTGTCTTTGGATTTTGTTATTGTAGGGTAGAACTTACCTATACAGCATGGTAACGTTAACCTTTACCGCTTGCAGGCCTCGCATTCCTGTAACACTGAACATGAAGATGGTGATGCCAGCATGGTAAGTCTACGTCCGTCCTACGTGTCGTATGACCTGACTGGAACTTAATTACAAAACACTACTTTTCTTTCATTGCAGGTTTGATTTAATGGGCCTGAGCCCAGATGCTCCTGAAGATGAGGCCGGCATTAAGAAGGCAGCAGATAGCAGTAAGTGTATTTTTTGACTTTTTGTTTTATATGGCTGTATTCAGATGaacggctgtttttcacatcTGATTCGCACCTGTGCGGGACAAGTTTTCGTGGATTCCTTATAGACTTAAGTCTATTGTGAAatctgtgaaaactgacaaaaataggacatgtcctatttttatttttttattttaaacgtgCCTATGACATGGTCTGTTAAAACAAAAGCCgtttgaatagccccatagaaatacatgcacccgtgtgatggccatttaaaaatggccgtcacacagactatTTAtaagttcgtctgaataagcactTATGGTTTTGCTTGCAGTCTTGGAAGACAGCAGTAAGCTGTCATATTGATTGTAGAGATGGCAGATTGATTTCAGCCTGGTCAAAGATGGTTGGTGTCAGGTAGGCAAAGCATTATACACGGTTATTCCCAGTGAAGGGCGTGGGAGGAAGGTGCATTACAAGAACACCAAATAGAGTAAACCTGTGGGGTGCTTATGTGTCATCTACTCCGGCAGTTtccttttttaaatgtttgttttaatatctccctttgtttttttttccttttcagttAAAAGTATTATTGAACACGAGGTAAAGAATGGTATTCCAGCCAATAGGATTGTCCTTGGAGGATTTTCACAGGTATCTATCTGGAGCATAAATTACAACTGTGTACTACTAAACACGTCCTAACTAATAGAAGTGCAATATTTATTTTAGTGCCAGCTGCTCTTAGATTGGCGTTTTCCTGGAGCTCCCTTTTAGCCATATGCTGTTGGATATCGGAcactttggccctgttcacacatcgTATTAAAATCTGACCTGTATTTCCGTGGCAGAAATCTGAGGCATACACTTGGATATATGCCGCGGCGCCTAATGCTCAACTTTTCCTTGTGAAATTCGTGGGGGAAAAAATAGCTGGTgtctgtttttattgttttttttgtttttttttctgcggtgCAGACAAAAATGAGCACGGAAAAGTTCTATAGTATGTGAATGGGCTTGCGGAAACCACATTCACATGCATGAGATGAGGATTGTCGTCAGATTTTCATCTAAATTTGTCATGCCCCACACGTGTGAACAAAGACTTTGATTCTTTGGTAGACCTTTTTCATTGTAAGTTATAGGTAGGTAAGGATCCCGACGTTGCATTTAATACCACATCAGAAAACAGCATGCGTTTTTACTGGGATttgcggcattttttttatgcaacagtaccaaatatctgtaaaaacgcatgcagttttgACTGCACCGCAACATCTGAGTGGACCCTTGGGGTTAAATTTTAAATGGCCCTGAAATGTATATATGCATAGAGCCTAATGGCCAAATGTTTGTCTATGGTCAAGAAGATGTGTATTGGGCGATGACATTGAGTAGTAAATGCTGATCAATTGCTGTTAAGATTTTGAACTTTCGTACATGTAATAACCAGATTTCAACATGTCTGTGCTTCTTTTAGGGAGGTGCCCTGTCTTTGTATACTGCTCTGACCTGTCAACACAAACTTGCTGCAATTGTTGGACTTAGCTGTTGGCTGCCGCTACACAAGACGTTCCCTCAGGTAAAATTAGAATAAacttaaaggagaactccagTGAAAACCAGATTTTTCTTAGAGCCAGTACAGCTTTTCTGCATAATGAGAAAACCCAAGCAGATAAAACAGTTGGACAGCACATCCTAACAAAAGTGATACAAATGATCAGGTGCACATAAGCTGTATGACTGCAAACAATATGAAGTCACCATTGCAATGGCACCCAGCGAGCGCCAAGACCACCAAATGCACTGTATAGATTTTAAATTGTAATTCTGTTATATTCACTGTACTTACAATCTGAGCTTCTTAGGGctcattttgatcaaattttgtGAGCCCATCTGCCCTGACAAGGCAACCTCTTTTGTGGGTCCCTAACCAAAACCAATACCTCTCTGCTGGGCTTAAGCCTACAGAATGAACTCCATATGGAGGAGCCAGCTTTACTCTACATAAACAGTCTTGGGCAGAATAGGAAGAGTGTACAATCAAAGTGGAGGCACTCGCCACCCTCCAATGTACAAAACCCAAAGTTGGTCAGCACACAGCCTAACAAAATTACATAAGTATGCAGATGCACTAATGGCAGCAGAGGTTCATCCTTCTGTATGATTCGGGGGGGATCCCCCAGGCTGCTTATATCCCCTGTAGATGAGACTGATTTTACAACACAGGTTTATTCTCAGAGCTGTAGCTTGTAATGGCGCTGTTTCCTGCTGTGGGAGACAAGTGTGATTTCTGCGAACAATATGGTACACACAAGCTGCGTtatctttttttatattaacCGGTTTGTTTTATGATGGGGAGATGGGCCGCATTATGTGATTACGTCAAGGAGCAGGGTGTAAAACCTCCCAGAGGTTTTCCAGTCATTAAAAATTTGTGCAGATTTAACCGCAGTAAGATATATCGCTTACTAACATGCTGTCTGTAGCTCAAATGCTTCTGCAAGCCATTCTCGCATGtagtcacatgaccatgctcctTGTGTTTAGCTTCTGCTTGTCAGACATCCCGTAAAACACTGACCACTTCATTACGCATAACAAGCCTGTTATCTACAGTGTTCCCTGctctgccacacccccccccccccctccctccctatcTCTGGAGTGattgtgtttcacatgctgggcagcagatagtGCGGAGACACAGCTCTGCCGTTTAGACTCTGTACTAtcttacaccttgtaatagatGGGCAGCTGTAAATGTAGGCAGTGTCTGTGACAGGGGAGAGGAATCGTGGGAACTGTAGTAGTTTACATGGTTATCCGGCCCAGAACAAGCCTTAGCAAAATGAAAAACCGTGCTGCACAAAGATGGGCAACATAATGAGAAATGGCTACCGCAAAGCAACAGTGGCGTCACCTGGTAAACATTCCAGCACATATCTCGCACGCCAATCTGTTGGTATTTCTTGggtagtgtaaaaaataaaaataggggtTCCACTGTCTTTGATAAATATGAAGATCTTCTTCAGAAACAGAGTTCATCGTCCAAGTAAAAATGGCAGGATGATTTGAGGGCTTTTAGATCCTGGGCCTGAGCAGAATCGCTGCAAGTGATCCCCAGACACTACTTTGGATTTCtgacatttacatttttattactcGCAGCTTTATTTAACACCAGTATTGTTAATTAACCTTTTcccaccacagccatttttcggattaaaatttttgttttttcctccccaccttctaaaaAGCCACAACCCACCCCACCACGGtcgatattgccgtatgagggcttgatttttgctggacgagttgtagtctttacatggcaccatttattgtaccatataatgtagtaggaaaCAGAAGAAAATCTCTTGTGGGGTCGAATGGGAAAAAGACACAATTCCTCTATTTTTTGCGCTtcatttttacgctgttcaccgtgcaattaaaattacacaaactttattctgagggtcaatccgattacagctataccaaatttatatagcttatttaacttgtaaaagtaaaagattttattttgtaaaaaaatgtattttgtcgccacattctgagagccatgaatcccccccccctcccccatcgaTTTAGTGgcatgaggatttttttttttcccggacgAGCTTTCatctttaatggtaccattttggggtacatgtgcgtctttgatcaccttttatccataCTCGACCCTACCTGGCTATGACTGGAAGGGAGTGAAAAAGTATAGAGAAGATAACTGCCCTAAATGTTTAAGGGGCGACCACAACTATTTgatctatgagggtatgttcacacggcaatgcaaaatatgtctgaaattacagagctgttttcaggtgaaaacaactcctgaatttcagacgtttttacaagtgcacgcgtttttcgcggcgtccattacggacgtaattggagctgtttttcaatggagtcaatgaactgctccaattacgtcccaagaagttacatgcacttTGAAGCGGGCagaattttacgcaccgtcttttgacagtgacgcgtaaaattacacctcgtctgcacagaacatcgtaagacccattgcaagcaatgggcagatgtttgccgacgtattggagacatcttttcaggcgtaatttgaggcgtaaaatgcttccattacgtctgaaaataggtcgtgtgcacatactcttatggcgtttgcttgtccatctgctgatcgctgcccgccCTGTTGACACagtgcaattatcagcaacgagtgttctatgaataCTCGTAGGCTCAATAGGAAATCTGGGGGGCAGAATTGGTCAGGACAACTGGATTGTCACTGCTCAGCATTATAATTTCCACAGTACAaaaccatgtttttttttctcgtttcttttttttttttttctttaactatTACTGTATACTTCTGCAAATATTCTTATGAAAGAAGGTATGATCAACTATCCTGTGTGTAATCTACagggttgtttttgttttttaaatggcaGGCTGCTGGTGGGGTAAACAAGGACATTTCCATCCTGCAGTGTCATGGGGAGGCGGATCCTATGATTCCAGTTCGCTTTGGAACGCTCACCTCTGAAAAGTTGAAATCTGTGTTGAACCCATCAAAGGTTCAGTTTAAAACATATCCTGGAGTCATGCACAGCACCAGTCAAGAGGTAAGGATTGCCTTCCAgaaggtaaggccctgttcacctcTGCATTTGTCAGAGACGCAGAACAGTGAAAATGGCAGAAGCACAGGTTCCGTTTAACAACTGAGACCTggtgcccgacggaacccattaactttaatgggttccgttgatgTGTCCGTGGACTTAACGCAACATGCTGCGCTATAGTTTACGGTATCTTCAGCATGAATCTTCAACGAAGGCCCCTAACTGAGCGTCCAACACAGATGTAAATTAGGCCTAATATAGTAGTATATAAGGCTTTTCTTAATTGTGTTGctggtcttaaagggaatgtgttgccagaaaaacatgttttttttttaaaaattaaacatttagtgtgtgggtgattaaacattgttcaaattttttttatttttttcacgagtcaggaaatagtcaggaaatattataaattaattctaatttataatactacccatttttgatcactagatggagctattcccaaaattgcagcattgcaacaatgggttaaaagccctcgctctagtgagctctcagcatccccccctcctttatcctggctagtgccgggataaacgaggggtttgaacggtgtaacctcctacgctgtgtgtcgccatttttttgagctaacacacagtgtagtaggtttacatacagtagtaaacacacacaaacacgaacatacattgaaatctcttacctgctcctgccgccgcggctccctccggcccgtccgctccgtctgctgccgctggtccaagtgcacaaatccggaagccgcaatattactgtccgaccgcgacttccggtccacaggaaaatggcgccggacggcgccaatttcgaattggactgtgtgggagcggcgcatgcgcagttcccacacagacgccgtacactgaagtcaatgggacgggagccgttcgcagtccctatgggactgtggctgccgtattccatgtctgtatgtgtcgttaatcgacacagacagaaatggaacaaaaaatggcagcccccatagggaagaaaaagtgtaaaaataagaaaaagtaaaacacaaacacacaaatgaatataaacgtttttaataaagcactaacttctttaacatataaaaaaataatttgtgatgacactgttcctttaaatagtgttatacagactATTTGGGGTTCCTGTCCCCATTTTACGATTGTGTTTTTAGAttctagttaaaggggttatgcactggatagtgttgttttttttttgttagaaaggtccATTGACGATACATTGATCACTTGGTgttatgaacttggatgtgagattacaggtggatcctgtgtgtcagatgcAGGACCCTCCGACACTGAACCTGTCCGATTCAGTGtaaagcgaatgatacagctgttctatatagagaatacagaacagctgtttctccaaaagaaacttttttttaaataaaatctagttacaaagttacactaatcacactgccCTCAAAGGTGTACGTGTTTAAGCATTACGGGGTACACACTGATATTACACGGAGGCacgtagtatttttttttttttttttttttttctcatgactTCCATTGCATGCTGCCCTACAGAGTTATTCTACTTTAGAACCATTGCTTCTATGGGGGAATACAGTGGCACTTTGAGTTCCTAATGGGGAGCATGTATGTGAGGCATCATAAATATTCACACTAATAATAATTGTGGAGTTAAGGTCTTTGGAGGAAATGTTATGACACCATCAACACACACTTTGTTCTTTGTTTTTAGGAAATGATGGCTGTGAAAGATTTCTTGGAGAAAGTGATCCCAAGAGTGTAATTCACAAAtggttccacttcaggaaaatgcTCCTCTGCCTCACCTCTGGTGTTTCCTCCCTGAGCCCGTGTCCTCTCACCCACCCACCCCCTTGATCTGTGCTGGTTTATGATCAGTATGATCTGTCCTGCCAGATGTGACTGGAGCTGTTTAAGGTACAGGGTGGGGGTTGCTGCTCCTACACCCATTCCATGAtccctgcaaaagaaaaaaaaaaaagcgggttCTATCATTGCTGCTGCTGTTTCAGATCCTTGTAGTGTTACATTTCATTTTCTTCTGTTGTCACAGAACCTCATCTAGTGACAGCAGGAAGCGACCATATACCTCAGTGGAACAGCTGAGTATTGAGATGTGAATGTACCTTAAACACTCCGTCCTTTCGGGAGCAGAGCTCAGGCCCATTACAGCTGGTACTGTGCCCCTATCTAGGTATTTTCAGTAATCTGTCCCAGCTCCAGACAGATGGAATGCTTCTGGCCTTGCATCCATGTTCTCTGAGCTCAGATTGTGTACGTGTAAGGCTCAGCATGCACTTGGAAGAGAGCAGTGTACCTACTTAAGCAGCATTACCGTTAgacttggtttttttttttattcacaataaaaagccttcaaCCCTTTTCTGGTGTTTTTCCTTTTCACATCTAACTGGTGATAATTTTTAAATTGTACCTGTGGGTGTAaggcatataaataaaataactaaATATTACCTCTACTTTAATCCTGTGGTCTTAAGGGGGTTTTTCGCTGGGTGGTTATTGGgctgacaagcgttcatagaatgctcgttgccaataattgccctgtgtaaacagggcagcgatcggcagatgattgagtgtttgctagttcatctgctgatcatatagttttaaaGAGGTAaaatctttgtcggcagcacatctcc contains:
- the LYPLA2 gene encoding acyl-protein thioesterase 2, with the protein product MCGNNMSVPLLTDAVTVPGGERETAAVIFLHGLGDTGHGWAESLSAIKLPHVKYICPHAPRIPVTLNMKMVMPAWFDLMGLSPDAPEDEAGIKKAADSIKSIIEHEVKNGIPANRIVLGGFSQGGALSLYTALTCQHKLAAIVGLSCWLPLHKTFPQAAGGVNKDISILQCHGEADPMIPVRFGTLTSEKLKSVLNPSKVQFKTYPGVMHSTSQEEMMAVKDFLEKVIPRV